In one candidate division KSB1 bacterium genomic region, the following are encoded:
- the icd gene encoding isocitrate dehydrogenase (NADP(+)) — translation MNNYQKIQIPDYGEKITYSNGSLHVPSNPCIPFIEGDGIGPDIRAASKRVFDSAIKKAYAGERSIVWIEIYAGEKAQQLYNEWLPKETIQAIRDFVVAIKGPLTTPVGGGFRSLNVSLRQILDLYACVRPVKYYPGVPSPVKHPENMDMVIYRENTEDVYAGIEWREGTDDAKKVIDFLNNEMNCSVREDSGVGVKPVSITGSKRLIRKAIRHAIDFRRDNVTLMHKGNIMKFTEGAFRDWGYELAKDEFLDEVISEDELWTKYNGKPPEGKIVIKDRIADSMFQQILTRTKEYDIIATTNLNGDYLSDACAAQVGGLGMAPGANLGDSIGLFEATHGTAPKYAGQDKVNPGSIILSGVMMLQYLGWVEAAELIEKALSLSIQQKRVTYDLERQIEGATLLSCSEYGTAIIENMDV, via the coding sequence GTGAATAATTATCAAAAAATTCAAATACCTGATTATGGTGAGAAAATAACTTATAGTAACGGTAGCCTGCATGTACCCTCAAATCCATGTATTCCATTTATCGAAGGAGATGGCATTGGCCCCGATATTAGGGCAGCTTCAAAAAGAGTTTTTGATTCTGCTATAAAAAAAGCCTATGCAGGTGAGCGATCCATAGTCTGGATAGAGATTTATGCCGGGGAAAAGGCACAGCAGCTTTACAATGAATGGCTTCCGAAGGAGACTATTCAGGCGATAAGGGATTTTGTCGTAGCTATTAAGGGCCCGCTTACTACACCGGTGGGTGGTGGTTTCAGAAGTCTTAACGTATCTCTCAGGCAAATTCTAGATCTTTATGCATGTGTGCGACCCGTTAAATATTACCCGGGTGTCCCAAGTCCCGTTAAGCATCCAGAGAACATGGATATGGTAATCTATAGAGAAAACACGGAAGATGTGTATGCCGGAATTGAATGGCGCGAAGGAACGGATGACGCAAAGAAAGTCATTGATTTCTTGAATAATGAGATGAATTGTTCTGTCAGGGAAGATTCGGGAGTTGGAGTAAAACCGGTCAGTATTACGGGCTCCAAGCGGTTAATTCGTAAAGCGATTCGCCATGCCATCGACTTCAGGCGTGATAATGTCACATTAATGCATAAGGGGAATATCATGAAATTTACAGAAGGAGCTTTTCGTGATTGGGGCTATGAGTTGGCAAAAGATGAATTTCTGGATGAGGTAATCAGCGAAGATGAATTATGGACTAAATATAATGGTAAACCACCGGAAGGTAAAATTGTAATAAAAGATCGCATTGCCGACAGTATGTTTCAACAAATCTTAACCAGAACGAAAGAGTATGATATCATAGCAACAACGAATTTGAATGGAGATTATTTATCCGATGCTTGCGCTGCTCAGGTCGGTGGATTGGGTATGGCACCAGGAGCAAATTTAGGTGATTCGATTGGACTCTTCGAGGCTACGCATGGAACTGCACCCAAATATGCCGGTCAAGACAAGGTTAATCCGGGCTCTATAATTTTATCCGGTGTTATGATGTTACAGTATTTGGGTTGGGTCGAAGCTGCTGAACTCATTGAAAAAGCATTATCGTTAAGCATACAGCAAAAACGTGTTACTTATGATCTGGAAAGACAAATTGAGGGAGCCACCTTGTTAAGTTGTTCCGAATATGGAACCGCTATTATAGAAAACATGGATGTTTGA
- a CDS encoding RDD family protein: MNANPSLRMIAFLVDLLIYVAIWVFLFFNLHLGDYLSWLLASGYLLVKDGLLHGQSLGKVLVRLRVVNVKKEPISLMDSLKRNGILVIPNFVRFLPFWGSFLLIVLYLLECYLMYTQPDGKRWGDQFSQTTVVQV, encoded by the coding sequence ATGAATGCAAATCCATCCCTAAGGATGATTGCTTTTTTAGTTGATTTACTGATTTACGTAGCCATTTGGGTGTTTTTGTTTTTCAATTTACACCTGGGCGACTATCTCTCCTGGTTATTGGCGAGTGGTTATTTACTTGTAAAAGATGGATTATTACATGGTCAGTCCCTCGGTAAAGTACTTGTTAGATTACGCGTGGTTAATGTAAAGAAAGAGCCGATATCCTTGATGGATTCCCTAAAAAGGAATGGAATTTTAGTGATACCCAATTTCGTTCGTTTCCTGCCTTTTTGGGGCAGCTTTCTTTTGATTGTCCTTTATTTGCTTGAGTGCTATTTAATGTACACACAACCGGATGGTAAAAGATGGGGTGACCAATTTTCTCAAACAACAGTAGTCCAGGTATAA
- the obgE gene encoding GTPase ObgE produces MFIDEAKINIKAGDGGNGCISFRREKYVPRGGPDGGNGGVGGDICFKADSNLHTLLDFRYRKHFKAERGKNGEGGKRTGASGKTLIVRVPPGTCIYDDDSSELIADLVDNEQMEIVSKGGRGGVGNTVFKSSTNQAPRIAGDGKPGEERNIRLELKMIADVGLVGFPNVGKSTFLSRVSAAHPKIADYEFTTLKPNLGLVRVNELENFMMADIPGLLEGAHIGKGLGLQFLRHIERTRLLLFMLEATSENFSKDFDILLNELKSYSKELVRKPILVAITKMDLIQQEKIEIPKIKGHNVYPLSSVTGTGVQEILNVILTMVKELDS; encoded by the coding sequence ATGTTTATCGACGAAGCGAAAATTAATATAAAAGCGGGTGATGGCGGGAATGGCTGCATCAGCTTTCGCAGGGAGAAATATGTGCCAAGAGGCGGTCCGGACGGTGGGAATGGCGGTGTTGGTGGAGATATATGTTTCAAAGCAGACTCCAATTTACACACCCTGTTAGATTTCCGCTATCGTAAACATTTCAAAGCTGAAAGAGGAAAAAATGGTGAGGGAGGAAAGAGAACAGGTGCATCCGGTAAAACTCTAATTGTGCGAGTTCCTCCTGGTACTTGCATTTATGACGATGATTCAAGTGAGTTAATTGCAGACCTTGTGGACAACGAACAAATGGAAATTGTCAGCAAGGGGGGAAGGGGAGGCGTTGGAAACACGGTGTTTAAATCATCCACTAATCAAGCCCCAAGAATTGCCGGTGACGGTAAACCCGGTGAAGAACGAAATATTCGATTAGAATTGAAGATGATTGCCGATGTTGGCCTTGTGGGTTTTCCTAATGTAGGAAAATCTACATTTCTTTCACGGGTATCGGCTGCCCATCCTAAAATCGCCGATTATGAATTCACCACGTTAAAACCTAATTTAGGCCTGGTTCGTGTTAATGAATTGGAAAATTTTATGATGGCTGACATTCCAGGTCTATTGGAAGGCGCTCATATTGGTAAAGGGTTGGGATTGCAATTTTTGCGACATATTGAACGTACCCGGTTATTGCTTTTCATGCTCGAGGCGACGAGTGAGAATTTTTCAAAAGATTTCGACATTTTACTAAATGAATTAAAATCGTATAGCAAAGAATTAGTTCGAAAACCTATCCTGGTTGCGATCACCAAAATGGATTTAATTCAGCAAGAAAAGATAGAGATTCCCAAAATTAAAGGACACAATGTCTACCCTTTATCATCTGTAACAGGAACTGGTGTTCAGGAAATCCTTAATGTTATTTTGACAATGGTAAAAGAATTGGATTCATGA
- the dprA gene encoding DNA-protecting protein DprA, with amino-acid sequence MKHQKDDELHALLRLISVPGLGSFRIRKLISKFGSPSEIFSAGLPALMSLNGIDKVIATNIIKKNNTKFADEQLTKSKRLGIQILPYYNDNYPESLKSIPDLPVVLYIKGEISSEDYLGIAIVGTRMPSDYGKLVTEKLTIGLVKKGFTIISGLARGIDTIAHINCLKQGGRTIAVLGSGLDIIYPPENKKLAESIIEKGAVISELPCGSKPDAVNFPKRNRIISGLSLGVLITEAGVKSGALITTNAALEQNREVFSVPGSILSPKSSGTNQLLKEGAKLVQNEEDILEELDSKIRHFLRENPKFKEPLPDLSENEEKLLTLLSDQPNHIDLIVQKSGFSIPESLSLLLTLELKELVKQLPGKLFVRC; translated from the coding sequence ATGAAACACCAAAAAGATGACGAGTTACATGCTCTACTTCGGCTAATATCAGTACCCGGATTAGGCTCTTTTCGTATCAGGAAATTAATTTCCAAATTTGGATCTCCGAGTGAAATATTTAGTGCAGGATTGCCAGCTTTAATGTCATTAAATGGCATAGACAAAGTAATCGCCACGAATATTATCAAGAAGAACAACACAAAATTTGCAGACGAGCAACTAACAAAATCTAAAAGATTAGGCATACAAATTTTGCCATATTACAATGACAATTACCCGGAAAGCTTAAAATCTATTCCGGATCTTCCGGTAGTGCTTTACATTAAAGGTGAGATTTCGTCGGAGGATTATTTAGGAATTGCCATCGTAGGTACGAGAATGCCATCGGATTATGGAAAATTAGTTACTGAAAAATTAACGATTGGCCTGGTTAAAAAAGGCTTTACAATTATCAGCGGTCTGGCGCGGGGAATTGATACCATTGCACATATAAATTGCCTGAAACAAGGTGGCAGAACCATTGCTGTATTAGGAAGTGGATTAGACATTATATATCCTCCTGAAAACAAAAAACTGGCTGAATCAATTATTGAGAAAGGCGCCGTGATATCAGAATTACCGTGTGGCAGTAAACCGGATGCCGTCAACTTTCCCAAAAGAAATCGTATCATCAGTGGCCTTTCTCTTGGAGTATTGATCACTGAAGCAGGAGTAAAAAGCGGCGCGTTAATTACGACTAATGCGGCCCTTGAACAAAATCGTGAGGTGTTTTCAGTTCCCGGAAGTATATTAAGTCCCAAAAGTAGTGGCACGAATCAACTATTAAAAGAGGGTGCGAAATTAGTACAAAATGAGGAAGATATTCTGGAAGAGTTAGACAGCAAAATCCGCCATTTTTTACGAGAAAACCCGAAATTCAAAGAGCCGTTGCCGGATCTTTCAGAAAATGAAGAAAAATTGTTAACCCTTTTGTCAGACCAACCGAATCATATCGATTTAATTGTACAAAAATCAGGATTCTCTATACCGGAATCGCTTTCGCTGTTATTAACTTTAGAGCTTAAAGAATTGGTTAAGCAATTACCGGGTAAATTGTTTGTTCGGTGCTAG
- a CDS encoding DUF3566 domain-containing protein: MGSNPTLSAYPNPNIIGMYELKQIDVWSLVKIVSILSFALGLVIGFIYLLMILFISQISSSLMGDFDPEMMQIGGFVGFFMVFFIAILTSLFYTVVTAILAVLYNGISGFTGGIRIRMTVAEVEQSSQPNV; this comes from the coding sequence GTGGGTTCGAATCCCACCCTCTCCGCTTATCCAAATCCCAATATTATCGGCATGTATGAATTAAAACAAATTGATGTGTGGTCTTTGGTAAAAATCGTTTCAATCCTGTCTTTTGCCCTGGGGCTCGTTATAGGTTTTATTTATTTATTGATGATTTTATTTATTTCACAGATCTCATCATCATTGATGGGTGATTTTGATCCTGAGATGATGCAAATTGGTGGATTTGTTGGATTTTTTATGGTGTTTTTTATTGCAATTTTAACCTCCCTTTTTTATACAGTTGTTACGGCTATTTTAGCTGTCCTTTATAACGGCATTTCCGGATTTACCGGAGGCATCCGGATTCGAATGACGGTAGCGGAAGTGGAACAGAGCTCACAACCCAATGTCTGA
- a CDS encoding glutamate--tRNA ligase: MSELSDNKSIRVRFAPSPTGSLHIGGARTALFNWLFARNNKGEFFLRIEDTDKKRSSGEMVDEIIGGLRWLGLNFNGNIVYQSSRLDIYRKFAQELLDNNKAYQCYCEKPEAESVQPGDESSEPSICECYLFTSKEREEHLNQGIKPAIRFWVPEGSVCFDDLVYGSLEFENAEMENFVILRADGTPTYHLAVVVDDHDMAISHVIRGEDHLTNTPKQILLYYALDWHLPEFAHLPLILGPDKKRLSKRHGASSIEQYSKSGILPEALVNYIALLGWSPGEDKEIMSENELINLFSLERISKKSAVFDSVKLEWVNSEYIKKHKTDELVKLVIPYLIDAELITEEEIPAKLGYLKTVVDIFKSRMKTMKDLSRLGKYFFKDPENYDGNALKKYWTQETKNYLDEFNKELAQVVDFSAENIETVLREFCTKIGIPAAKLIHPIRIVITGFAVSPGLFEMIEAIGKETVMQRIEKGIETI; the protein is encoded by the coding sequence ATGTCTGAACTTTCAGATAATAAATCGATTCGAGTAAGATTTGCACCCAGCCCGACCGGTAGTTTGCATATTGGTGGAGCCCGGACAGCTCTTTTTAACTGGTTGTTTGCCAGAAATAACAAGGGTGAATTTTTCCTGCGAATTGAAGATACGGATAAAAAGCGTTCATCCGGGGAAATGGTTGATGAGATTATAGGAGGGTTACGGTGGTTAGGGTTAAATTTTAACGGAAACATCGTTTACCAATCTTCACGACTTGATATATACCGGAAATTTGCTCAGGAATTGTTGGATAATAACAAAGCTTACCAGTGTTATTGCGAAAAACCTGAAGCAGAATCGGTGCAGCCCGGTGATGAATCTTCCGAACCGAGCATATGTGAGTGCTATTTATTCACATCAAAAGAAAGAGAGGAGCACTTAAACCAGGGCATAAAGCCCGCAATCCGCTTTTGGGTTCCGGAAGGATCTGTTTGTTTCGATGATCTAGTTTACGGTTCCTTGGAATTTGAAAATGCTGAGATGGAAAATTTTGTGATCTTACGCGCTGATGGGACACCTACTTATCATCTTGCAGTTGTGGTAGATGATCATGATATGGCCATCTCGCATGTCATTCGCGGAGAAGATCATTTAACCAACACACCGAAGCAGATTTTGTTATATTATGCTCTTGATTGGCATTTGCCGGAATTTGCACATTTGCCTCTCATCCTGGGGCCAGATAAAAAAAGATTAAGCAAAAGACACGGTGCGTCTTCGATTGAGCAATACTCTAAATCAGGCATATTGCCTGAAGCTTTGGTAAATTATATTGCACTTCTGGGTTGGTCTCCTGGAGAGGATAAGGAAATTATGAGCGAAAATGAATTAATAAATTTGTTTTCCTTGGAAAGGATTTCAAAAAAAAGTGCGGTTTTTGATTCGGTGAAGCTTGAATGGGTGAATAGTGAGTATATTAAAAAACATAAAACAGATGAATTGGTTAAGTTAGTAATTCCTTATTTGATTGATGCTGAATTGATAACCGAAGAAGAAATTCCGGCAAAATTAGGTTATCTTAAAACCGTGGTTGATATTTTTAAATCGCGGATGAAGACCATGAAAGACTTATCCAGGTTGGGCAAGTATTTTTTTAAAGATCCGGAAAACTATGACGGCAATGCCTTGAAAAAATACTGGACCCAGGAAACCAAAAACTATCTTGATGAATTCAACAAAGAACTTGCTCAAGTTGTTGACTTTTCAGCCGAAAACATTGAAACCGTTTTACGTGAGTTTTGTACAAAAATCGGAATTCCAGCTGCAAAATTAATACATCCAATTAGAATTGTCATTACCGGTTTTGCCGTTAGCCCGGGTTTATTTGAGATGATAGAGGCGATCGGAAAAGAAACTGTAATGCAAAGGATAGAAAAAGGCATAGAAACCATTTGA